The nucleotide window TCTAATTTAAATGTGAATAACCCAAAATGTGCTAAATTGAATTCCTTTTTTTGCCACTCCTTATTTTCCTCATACCCGGTAGTATTTTCATTTTTAATTTCTATTTTTTCCACTCTTAACCTTCCATATCCTATACTCCACTTTCCACCCCAATATCCATACTTATCCATAAATGTAAGCAGTGGATAAAAAATTGAGTCTAATATTTCTTCTGAAACTTTAAAAATTACCTCAAATTTTCCGAAAAAATAAGGTTGAGACAAGTAAAAAACTGAAAAATTCTTATTACTTTTTTTAGGACAATCATTATCCACTTTTATTTGTAAATCAGATTTAGAAAAACATATTCTTGAATGTAAATTTAATCTATTTCCAAAACAGTAATCTTCTAAATGTTTAATTTCCTCTAGCACTATCAAACTTTTCCAATTTGTAGTTCCAAAAATTATAGATGGCAAAGGAATTTTTTGGTTTGTATCTAAGTGCGTAAGAATATCGCTTAAATTATTACCATTGTGTTTCATAAAATCTTTAAGCTTTTCTCTATCAACTTCTTTCTCAAATCTTCCTAAAGCTTTGTTAAATTGCTCTTCCTTTAAAACGCCCCCAAAATACATTAGAGTTTCAAACCAAAACCTTAAACTACCTATCAAAGATGAGGGTCTAATTTCTTTACACTCCTGCCAGGTATCTCCTGTCCATAAAGGTGTTATCGTTTTAAAAGTTGCTTTTACTTCCATCTCATTCATTTGTCTTCTCCTGAACCTTAGGATTATTATACACAACTTTAGCAATTTCGTCGTTCATATTCATACCACAGGCAAAGTAAAAATTAATCTCATCTACTGGCATTTTCCAACTATCGCCAGCCTGCAATAAATACTTTGATGCTTCCTGGGCAATCAATCTTTTTCCTTTGTCAAAGGCATCGTATTCTTCCAATTTGTTATGAACCTCTGACAACAATGCTTTTATATCCTTTTCATCCATTTTCAGACTTTTCAGTTTTTTCATAAAAGGTTTTGAGCCCCTTTCAGAATATTGTTTATTAAGAAGCATCTGGGTCAGAACACCAAGCAAAAATATGCCCCTTTTTTCGGGAGTATTCAGTAACTTATATTTATTAAAAACCTCATCGAAAATATTTTGCTCCATAACTACCTCCTCAAAATTTATTAAACCAAGTTTTTCAAAAAATGATATACACATCATTGCATCTCTTGTTTTTGAAAGATAATAATTATCATTTATAAAATCTTCTCTTATACTTTGCATGAAAAACTTAACCCAAAAATTGAAATCAATCCTCTGGCCTCTAAAAATAGAATCAACTACTTCAAGAAAATATTTATCAAGATCGGACTCTCTTTTATCCTGATCAGATTTATAAAAAAATGTTCTAACTTTCCCAAAATTGAATTCTTCATTGAAAAGTGTATCTATACACCTTTTGGCATCAAAAATAGTTTTTAGCCTTGATGGAAAAACATCTTCTATTAGAAGCAGAATTCTTTCAGCACTTTGCTGGCTTTTAAGGAAGAGAAAGTTTAAAGTCATAACATCTTCCTTTTCAGAAAGATATTCAAGGATTTCATTTTCATCGTTTGTTAGCCTTTTTGCTATTCTTTCCTTAAGAGAAATGCTTTTATGTGTATCAGATAAAATTTCTAATATGTCTTTTAGAATATCAGACCTGCTTAATAAAACTTTTGGTATTAATTGATATTTAAGACCATAAAACTTAAAGGTAAGTTTATTTTCAATAAAATTTCTTCCATTCTGAAGCAGATTACGACAATCCTGACATACTGGAATATTTTTCCAGTAGTTCTCTTTTTTAAATCCAGTTATAAACCCGGGCTTGTCATCAGTATCAAATTGGTAAACATATGTTCTTGCAGATACAGTGTTTTTTACCTCACCACAAATAGAGCAAGCTTTATTTTTAGATGAAGACTTACCAATTCTTTGAGAAATGTTAAAGTCAAAAATTTTTCTAAAAAGTTCAAAATCTCCAAGATATTTGCCACTTATCCTCACTGAGAGAAATTTGTTTGTTTTTTTATCTATTTGGTTTATTTGATTCTTTAACTCCTGTAAAATTATTGATTTTTCTTTTTCAAATACATCATCAATCTTTGTTATATTAATCTCTTGGTCATTAAGATTTAGAGTTCTTTTAGAGTTCTTAAACCAATTAGCAATTTTTGCAAAGGTCTTTTCGGGTTCCTTAGGGTTTATTGGTGCAAGTGGCGATGGTCTGTTTCCCTTACTCTCTCCGTGTTTATAAAGATATTTATCTATTTTTTCTGGGATGAAATCTTCAAGTTCAATTCCTTTGAATGATAAGTCAGAACCAAGAACAATAAAGATTATTTTTCCCTCTATTTTTACCTTTGGCTGAGATACCAATCTACCAATTTCCGTAACTGCTGAAAGCATTTTATTTACCTTAACTTTTATGTAAGATCACTCTTCTTAACATAACACTGCATATTCATAATTATGCTAGTTTTTTTCATGATACAATTTTTTTCAAATTATACCAAGTTTTTATTTCTCTGTCTACGATTCTATTTTGTTTGTCTTCTTTTCTATTTTTAGTCCTTTCCACGCCTCAATGCAGCCAAAGCCCTGGGAGTTTTTTGCTCCAAGTCCTGTATCAAAGGCAATTGAAAAGAGTTCCTCTGGCAGGCTCATCTCAAAAACTCCGTCCCAGCCTTTGATTACAGTATTTTTGTAAATTACAATT belongs to Thermodesulfovibrio aggregans and includes:
- the cmr1 gene encoding type III-B CRISPR module RAMP protein Cmr1 encodes the protein MNEMEVKATFKTITPLWTGDTWQECKEIRPSSLIGSLRFWFETLMYFGGVLKEEQFNKALGRFEKEVDREKLKDFMKHNGNNLSDILTHLDTNQKIPLPSIIFGTTNWKSLIVLEEIKHLEDYCFGNRLNLHSRICFSKSDLQIKVDNDCPKKSNKNFSVFYLSQPYFFGKFEVIFKVSEEILDSIFYPLLTFMDKYGYWGGKWSIGYGRLRVEKIEIKNENTTGYEENKEWQKKEFNLAHFGLFTFKLENGENPLIKRVINFNELLNQEKIVKILDSCARNNDLKEVIEELIKQKSQERKNITDQKDRHYKFGKTGRIEGEDLPQGSKILPFIEEDNGQYKGGFLSITGLLNLENSSQGDKNG
- a CDS encoding TIGR02556 family CRISPR-associated protein; protein product: MLSAVTEIGRLVSQPKVKIEGKIIFIVLGSDLSFKGIELEDFIPEKIDKYLYKHGESKGNRPSPLAPINPKEPEKTFAKIANWFKNSKRTLNLNDQEINITKIDDVFEKEKSIILQELKNQINQIDKKTNKFLSVRISGKYLGDFELFRKIFDFNISQRIGKSSSKNKACSICGEVKNTVSARTYVYQFDTDDKPGFITGFKKENYWKNIPVCQDCRNLLQNGRNFIENKLTFKFYGLKYQLIPKVLLSRSDILKDILEILSDTHKSISLKERIAKRLTNDENEILEYLSEKEDVMTLNFLFLKSQQSAERILLLIEDVFPSRLKTIFDAKRCIDTLFNEEFNFGKVRTFFYKSDQDKRESDLDKYFLEVVDSIFRGQRIDFNFWVKFFMQSIREDFINDNYYLSKTRDAMMCISFFEKLGLINFEEVVMEQNIFDEVFNKYKLLNTPEKRGIFLLGVLTQMLLNKQYSERGSKPFMKKLKSLKMDEKDIKALLSEVHNKLEEYDAFDKGKRLIAQEASKYLLQAGDSWKMPVDEINFYFACGMNMNDEIAKVVYNNPKVQEKTNE